The Allostreptomyces psammosilenae sequence CTCGCGCCGGGCGTTGACGGGCGGATCTACAACATCGCCGACGACGCCCCGTTCAGCGTCGTGGACGTGCACCGGATCAACGGCGTGCCGGTGCCGGAGGGGCTGGCGGAGCGGCCGGACGTCGATCCGTGGCACGGCATCGTCTCGACCCTGCGCGTCCGGGACGAGCTGGGCTTCCGCCCCCTGTACCCCTCGCTGTGGACGGCACGGGACGCCGGGGCGCTGTAGGCCGCCCGGGCGTGGCCGCTCCGGCCGTCGGGGCCACTTCACCCTTCGCGCGCGTCGTTCCACAATGGACTGTGGAGCGGGGTTGCCGGCCTGGCCGGACGCCCCGGCCCGGGGTCGTGTCCCCGCTCACGACACACCTGATCGAGAGCGATGGGAGAGACGACGATGACTCTTCCGGCACGTCGCGGAGGTGGCCTCCCGGCGCGCGGCCGTGGGCCGTGGGGCCTGTGGGATCCCTTCAGTGAGCTGGAGAACCTCTGGGGCGAGATGGGGCGCCTGTTCGAGCGGGGCGCCGTGCCCGCGGGGGAGCGGCCCTGGATGCCGCTGGCCGAGGAGGTCGAGACCGAGAGCGAGTACCTGGTGCGGGCCGAGCTGCCCGGTGTTCCGCGGGAGAACGTCGACGTGGAGGTCGACGACAACGAGCTGCGGATCCACGGCAAGCTCGAGGAGGAGCAGCGCGGCCGGGTGCTGTCCCGTCGCACCGGCGAGTTCGCCTACCGCACCACCCTCCCGGGCGGCATCGACAGCGACCACGTCGAGGCCGACCTGAGTGAGGGCATCCTCACGGTGCACATCCCGAAGGCCGCTCCGGCCAAGCGGCACAGGATCGAGATCGGCGGCGGGGGGAAGAAGGAGTAGCCCCGCCGCCCGGTCCCCCGGTGATCGGGTCCGGGCGCGTCAGGGCGTGGCGGGGAGGCGCCGACCTCCCGGTCACGCCCTTCGGTGTGCCTGCTGGTGTGCCTCCCGGTGTGTCCCGTTCAGGGCCGTCCGGATGCTCGGGAGCAGCAGCTGGTAGGCCGTCTCGGCGCAGTCCGCCTCCAGCAGGCCCTCGATCCGCAGGCAGCGCGCGGCGAGCGTCGGGTATCCGCAGCCGCCGGGGGTCGAGGGGGCGTGGCGGGCGTTCCACAGGTCCATCAGCAGGGCGCCGAGGACGGCGAGCGGTCCCG is a genomic window containing:
- a CDS encoding Hsp20/alpha crystallin family protein translates to MTLPARRGGGLPARGRGPWGLWDPFSELENLWGEMGRLFERGAVPAGERPWMPLAEEVETESEYLVRAELPGVPRENVDVEVDDNELRIHGKLEEEQRGRVLSRRTGEFAYRTTLPGGIDSDHVEADLSEGILTVHIPKAAPAKRHRIEIGGGGKKE